From the bacterium genome, one window contains:
- a CDS encoding cytochrome c encodes MKEIDPNYTEPLVEVSGGVFNSYTSPFLAREENLTPRVRTELNKVLNAPFNEQIYRAMSKAKPEQLEKLKKAFPELYTNFEAGVMSQPMAPSASGSSTIPSTITEPFTEAAKLADGKKTFTTQCFSCHGMNGEGGIGPNLTDDYWIHGNKMQDLLRTIYKGVPAKGMIAWEKTLSQDQIENVASYILVKLHGTNPANAKAPQGDKVE; translated from the coding sequence ATGAAGGAAATCGATCCGAACTACACCGAACCCCTGGTCGAAGTGTCGGGTGGCGTGTTCAACAGCTACACCTCCCCCTTCCTCGCACGTGAGGAAAATCTGACGCCGCGGGTGCGCACAGAGCTCAACAAGGTGCTCAACGCCCCGTTCAACGAGCAGATCTACCGCGCCATGAGCAAGGCGAAACCCGAGCAGCTCGAGAAGCTGAAAAAAGCCTTCCCCGAGTTGTACACCAACTTCGAGGCCGGAGTCATGAGTCAGCCCATGGCGCCGAGCGCCAGCGGCTCGTCCACCATCCCCTCAACCATCACCGAGCCCTTCACCGAGGCAGCGAAACTCGCGGACGGGAAGAAGACCTTTACCACGCAGTGCTTCAGTTGTCATGGCATGAATGGTGAGGGCGGTATCGGACCGAATCTTACCGATGACTACTGGATTCATGGCAATAAAATGCAGGATCTTCTGCGCACGATTTACAAGGGTGTTCCCGCCAAGGGCATGATCGCCTGGGAAAAGACGCTCTCGCAGGATCAGATCGAAAACGTCGCCAGCTACATTCTGGTGAAACTGCATGGCACAAATCCCGCGAACGCAAAAGCGCCGCAGGGAGACAAAGTAGAATAA